Proteins encoded by one window of Desulfomonilia bacterium:
- a CDS encoding CehA/McbA family metallohydrolase — MKKMLGLIPVLSIFFVAIISTSAVADQNALLGGLNIYFGSLHAHSNFSDGKGTPEENFKWARDVAKYDFYALTDHSEQVLPFMWSKIGSLADKYNADGVFTTIRGFEWGNPLQGHINVFDTATQTNTIAIMAVDPFYMWLRLNNGIGQYNHPGEQPMNYNNFRYIPKDDKYMCLLETGNSGTGNNDTKYILQYIKALDKGWHVAPANNQDNHSMSTNCHRTAIVASSLSRAALLDSIRKRRVYSTDDPNMNVVFKAGSAWMGTQMATGDPDITFTVSVTDDEPILKMELITNKGAVLATKTFSETAAEYVWQPTVHLSGDAYYFVKIYELNTIETSDGGIQIAVTAPIWIDFAN; from the coding sequence ATGAAAAAGATGTTGGGGCTGATTCCGGTTTTATCAATTTTTTTCGTGGCAATCATTTCAACAAGCGCAGTGGCCGATCAGAATGCACTGCTGGGCGGTTTGAACATCTATTTTGGAAGCCTGCATGCACACAGCAATTTTTCTGACGGCAAAGGCACACCGGAAGAAAATTTCAAATGGGCGCGCGATGTGGCTAAGTATGACTTCTACGCGCTTACCGACCACAGCGAACAGGTCCTGCCGTTCATGTGGTCAAAGATCGGCAGCCTTGCCGACAAATACAATGCCGATGGGGTATTCACCACCATCAGGGGATTTGAATGGGGCAATCCGCTTCAAGGACACATAAATGTTTTTGACACCGCCACTCAGACAAACACCATAGCAATAATGGCAGTTGATCCTTTCTACATGTGGCTGCGTTTGAACAACGGGATAGGCCAGTACAATCATCCCGGCGAGCAGCCAATGAACTACAACAACTTCAGATACATACCCAAGGATGACAAGTATATGTGCCTCCTTGAAACAGGCAACAGCGGAACTGGTAACAATGACACTAAATATATTCTTCAATATATAAAGGCGCTTGACAAAGGATGGCATGTGGCGCCTGCAAACAATCAGGACAATCACAGCATGAGCACAAACTGTCACCGCACCGCTATAGTTGCATCGTCCCTTTCAAGGGCGGCTTTACTGGATTCAATCCGCAAAAGAAGGGTATATTCAACCGACGACCCGAATATGAACGTTGTCTTCAAGGCAGGTTCTGCATGGATGGGAACACAAATGGCAACCGGTGATCCGGATATTACCTTTACCGTCTCGGTCACTGACGATGAGCCTATACTCAAGATGGAACTCATAACAAACAAGGGCGCTGTCCTTGCAACGAAAACATTCAGCGAAACTGCAGCAGAATATGTCTGGCAGCCGACAGTTCATCTTTCCGGTGATGCATATTACTTTGTAAAAATTTATGAGCTGAATACAATAGAGACATCTGACGGCGGCATTCAGATCGCAGTGACTGCCCCGATATGGATTGATTTCGCAAACTGA
- a CDS encoding queuosine precursor transporter, with protein sequence MDDRKPGYYDIISTAFVTVLLVSNIASSAKIIDCGFSVFGIRMAIDAGTLLYPLSYIFGDIFTEVYGYSRSRRIIWTGFFMLFLSSGLFMLISAMPGDASWRQYAGDKAYWAILGGMSTGGIVVASLCGYFTGEFTNSFVLAKMKVLTKGRWLWTRTVGSTLAGQIVDTGIFLAIACFTGVFPFALFVQLFLTNYIFKCSVEVIMTPVTYNVCAWLKKKENIDHFDIGTRFNPFSFR encoded by the coding sequence ATGGATGATCGGAAACCAGGCTATTACGACATCATTTCAACTGCATTCGTGACGGTGCTTCTTGTCAGCAACATCGCTTCTTCTGCCAAGATAATAGACTGCGGATTCTCGGTTTTCGGAATCAGGATGGCAATTGACGCCGGGACGCTCCTTTATCCATTGAGCTACATTTTCGGAGACATATTCACTGAAGTCTACGGCTATTCGCGCTCACGTAGAATCATATGGACGGGGTTCTTCATGCTGTTTCTTAGCTCCGGTCTTTTCATGCTTATTTCAGCAATGCCGGGCGACGCTTCGTGGAGGCAATATGCAGGCGACAAGGCCTATTGGGCGATACTTGGAGGAATGAGTACCGGCGGGATAGTGGTTGCAAGCCTGTGCGGGTATTTCACCGGCGAATTTACTAATTCGTTCGTCCTGGCAAAAATGAAGGTGCTTACGAAGGGCAGGTGGCTATGGACCAGGACGGTGGGCAGTACGCTGGCCGGCCAGATCGTTGATACGGGCATCTTTCTAGCGATTGCGTGCTTCACCGGTGTCTTTCCATTCGCCCTTTTCGTGCAGCTCTTTCTCACGAACTATATTTTCAAGTGCTCGGTTGAAGTTATCATGACGCCGGTAACATATAATGTCTGTGCCTGGCTGAAGAAAAAGGAAAACATCGATCATTTCGACATCGGTACCAGGTTCAATCCTTTCTCGTTCAGGTGA